A stretch of the Danio rerio strain Tuebingen ecotype United States chromosome 18, GRCz12tu, whole genome shotgun sequence genome encodes the following:
- the olfce2 gene encoding extracellular calcium-sensing receptor-like encodes MIYAIEEINKRADIISGQSLGYRIYDSCGSTDMALKASLSLVNGENASQLYCQRPLTVQAIIAETYSTPTIAISATVGLLHLPVVSHYATCACLSDKKKHPSFFRTIPSDYYQSRALAKLVQYFGWTWVGALCSDNDYGHNGMNTFIKAATEFGVCVEFSESFFRTHPREEILRIVNIVKKSSSKVIVAFVSYADMEVLLLELAKQNITGLQWIGSESWISDMNIATGKWQYILRGSMGFAIPKSEIQGLKEFLTKVNPSSNIYLYKELWESVFQCRLSPEQSSESKSMCKGNESLNHVQNQYTDVTELQIPNNVYKAVLAIAHALNSSVGCLKWDKNQRECLEKINNTWQVLQALREVSFFTETGEKVFFDKNGDPAARYDLLNWQQGEEGATKFVKVGFYDASLQPEFQLSFNNITIMWAKVPVSVCSESCPMGTRKAVKKGKPICCYDCIQCAEGEISNKTDSVMCLKCPPEFWSNKWRDTCVPKLVEFLSFEDVMGIVLIIFSLLGVSFTLGIAIIFFVHKDTPIVKANNSELSFLLLFSLTLCFLCSLTFIGRPTEWSCMLRHTAFGITFVLCISCVLGKTIVVLMAFKATLPGSNVMKWFGPLQQKLSVITFTLLQVVICVLWLTLSPPFPYMNMNYYQERIILECNLGSAFGFWAVLGYIGLLAILCFILAFLARKLPDNFNEAKFITFSMLIFCAVWITFIPAYVSSPGKFTVAVEIFAILASSFGSLFCIFAPKCYIILLKPEENTKKHMMSKS; translated from the exons ATGATATATGCCATTGAGGAAATCAACAAGAGAGCTGATATTATTTCTGGTCAGAGTTTGGGTTACAGAATCTATGATTCATGTGGATCCACAGATATGGCTCTTAAAGCCTCTCTGTCATTAGTTAATGGGGAAAATGCTTCTCAGTTATACTGTCAAAGACCTCTGACAGTCCAAGCTATAATTGCAGAAACATACTCTACTCCTACCATTGCAATCTCAGCCACTGTTGGACTGCTGCATTTACCAGTG GTTAGTCATTATGCAACATGTGCCTGCCTCAGTGACAAAAAGAAACATCCCTCATTTTTTAGGACTATTCCCAGTGATTATTACCAGAGCAGAGCACTGGCCAAACTGGTCCAATATTTTGGCTGGACCTGGGTAGGGGCTCTTTGCAGTGATAATGACTATGGACACAATGGCATGAACACTTTTATCAAAGCAGCTACAGAATTTGGAGTCTGTGTAGAATTTTCTGAATCATTCTTCAGGACTCATCCCAGGGAGGAAATTTTAAGAATCGTGAATATTGTAAAGAAATCAAGTTCAAAAGTTATTGTTGCCTTTGTATCATATGCAGACATGGAAGTTCTTTTATTGGAATTAGCTAAACAGAACATTACTGGGCTACAGTGGATTGGTAGTGAATCCTGGATCTCTGATATGAACATTGCTACTGGTAAATGGCAATACATTCTTAGAGGATCGATGGGTTTTGCCATCCCAAAATCTGAAATACAAGGTCTAAAGGAATTTCTAACTAAAGTCAATCCATCTTCCAACATATATCTGTATAAAGAGTTGTGGGAATCAGTGTTTCAATGTAGACTTTCCCCAGAACAAAGTTCTGAAAGCAAGAGCATGTGCAAAGGCAATGAAAGTTTAAACCATGTGCAGAACCAGTACACAGATGTTACAGAATTACAAATACCCAATAATGTTTACAAGGCTGTGTTAGCCATTGCACATGCGCTGAACAGCTCAGTTGGTTGTTTAAAATGGGACAAAAATCAAAGAGAATGTCTGGAAAAAATCAATAACACATGGCAG GTACTTCAAGCCTTGAGAGAAGTGAGTTTTTTCACTGAAACGGGTGAAAAGGTATTCTTTGATAAAAATGGAGATCCGGCAGCAAGGTATGATCTCTTGAACTGGCAGCAGGGGGAAGAAGGGGCAACAAAGTTTGTTAAAGTGGGTTTCTATGATGCCTCCCTACAACCAGAATTTCAACTTTCCTTTAATAACATCACCATCATGTGGGCCAAG gTGCCTGTGTCTGTGTGCAGTGAAAGCTGTCCCATGGGCACTAGGAAGGCTGTGAAAAAAGGAAAACCTATTTGCTGTTATGACTGTATTCAATGTGCAGAAGGGGAAATAAGTAATAAGACAG aTTCAGTGATGTGTCTCAAGTGTCCTCCAGAATTTTGGTCCAACAAATGGAGAGATACATGTGTCCCAAAACTTGTTGAATTCTTATCATTTGAGGATGTGATGggaattgttttaataatattttctttattggGTGTGTCTTTTACTTTGGGTATTGCTATCATTTTCTTTGTGCATAAGGACACACCAATAGTAAAAGCCAACAACTCGGAGCTAAGCTTCCTGCTGCTCTTCTCACTGACTCTGTGTTTCCTCTGTTCACTCACTTTCATTGGTCGACCCACTGAGTGGTCCTGTATGTTGCGTCACACAGCGTTTGGGATCACTTTTGTTCTCTGCATCTCATGTGTTCTGGGGAAAACAATAGTGGTGTTAATGGCCTTCAAAGCTACACTTCCAGGAAGTAATGTCATGAAGTGGTTTGGGCCCTTACAGCAAAAACTCAGTGTAATTACTTTCACTCTGTTACAGGTTGTAATTTGTGTGCTTTGGTTAACATTATCTCCTCCTTTCCCATACATGAACATGAATTATTACCAAGAAAGAATAATTCTAGAATGTAATTTAGGTTCAGCATTTGGCTTTTGGGCTGTTCTTGGTTATATTGGCTTACTGGCTATATTGTGTTTCATTCTGGCTTTTCTGGCTCGAAAGTTGCCTGATAACTTTAATGAAGCCAAATTCATCACTTTCAGTATGCTCATATTCTGTGCTGTGTGGATCACGTTTATACCAGCTTATGTCAGTTCTCCTGGAAAATTCACTGTAGCTGTGGAGATATTTGCTATTTTAGCTTCAAGTTTTGGTTCACTGTTTTGCATATTTGCTCCAAAATGTTACATCATTTTACTCAAACCAGAAGAAAACACAAAGAAACACATGATGAGTAAATCATAA